In Candidatus Hydrogenedentota bacterium, a single window of DNA contains:
- a CDS encoding DUF1016 family protein produces the protein MSNPTNDRSLAQPDALFERIVGILEEARGNLVRAVNTQMVTAYWLIGREIVEEIQGGEDRAEYGKQVVESLSARLTERYGRGFSEQSLQNYRKFYLVYSERLAISSPAGRELAQREIRHPAGDELSIERKPHPSGDEFAEIEKQRPPGLEFGTNKAIPAPSGRELVPVENQYPTGINFAPAFSPLLSWSHYRALMRVDDPAARAFYEREAVECGWSKAQLERQIHTAYYQRIVAHRGATAVDAPDRERLTGEPPSAVDVLKSPYVLEFLGLPDRPELHESHIEQAIIDNLQSFLLELGKGFAFVARQRHIRFDGEDFYIDLVFYNFILKCFLLIDLKNGKLTHRDVGQMDGYVRLFEDRFKMPEDNPTIGLILCSDKSEAVARYSVLSESRQIFASKYLQFLPSEEELQVEIQRERRQIEAALENKD, from the coding sequence ATGAGCAATCCAACAAACGACCGATCGTTGGCACAACCGGACGCCCTCTTTGAGCGGATTGTCGGGATCCTGGAAGAAGCCCGGGGGAATCTTGTCCGGGCGGTCAATACCCAGATGGTGACGGCCTACTGGCTCATCGGCCGGGAGATTGTGGAAGAGATCCAAGGCGGCGAGGACCGGGCGGAATATGGCAAGCAGGTGGTTGAGAGTCTTTCCGCCCGTCTAACCGAGCGGTACGGTCGGGGTTTCTCCGAGCAGAGTCTCCAGAACTACCGAAAGTTCTATCTGGTTTATTCTGAGCGACTTGCAATTTCCTCCCCGGCGGGGAGGGAATTGGCTCAGCGGGAAATTCGTCACCCGGCGGGTGACGAATTGAGCATTGAAAGAAAACCCCACCCGTCTGGTGACGAATTCGCAGAAATTGAAAAACAGCGCCCGCCGGGCTTGGAATTCGGCACGAACAAGGCTATTCCCGCCCCGTCGGGAAGAGAATTGGTCCCTGTAGAGAATCAGTACCCGACGGGTATCAATTTCGCACCAGCCTTCTCCCCCCTCCTCTCCTGGTCCCACTATCGCGCCCTGATGCGGGTCGACGACCCCGCCGCGCGTGCGTTCTACGAGCGCGAGGCGGTGGAATGCGGCTGGAGCAAGGCCCAACTGGAGCGCCAGATTCACACCGCCTACTACCAGCGCATTGTAGCCCATCGTGGCGCGACCGCGGTGGACGCGCCGGATCGGGAACGGCTGACCGGCGAACCGCCCAGTGCTGTGGACGTGCTGAAATCGCCCTACGTGCTCGAGTTTCTCGGCCTTCCCGACAGGCCGGAACTCCACGAGAGCCACATCGAGCAGGCCATCATCGACAACCTGCAATCGTTCCTGCTGGAACTGGGAAAAGGCTTCGCCTTCGTCGCACGTCAGCGCCACATCCGTTTTGATGGTGAGGATTTCTACATCGACCTCGTCTTCTACAATTTCATCCTGAAATGCTTCCTCCTTATTGATCTGAAAAATGGCAAATTGACCCACCGCGACGTGGGCCAGATGGACGGTTACGTCCGTCTCTTCGAGGATCGATTCAAGATGCCGGAAGACAACCCGACCATCGGGCTTATTCTCTGCTCCGACAAGAGCGAGGCCGTGGCCAGGTATTCCGTGCTCAGCGAGAGCCGCCAGATCTTCGCGTCAAAGTACCTGCAATTCCTGCCGAGTGAAGAAGAGCTGCAAGTGGAGATCCAGAGAGAACGCCGGCAAATTGAGGCGGCCCTGGAGAACAAGGACTAG
- a CDS encoding ParB/RepB/Spo0J family partition protein, giving the protein MSHAESTAENRPSRLQLVREKGKGAIPAIPKRGAQLLDIDLLIEDPKNERKTFRNMEGLVDTVRALGVIEPLTVTAHDGGKYMVVTGHRRLRAAREAGLKQLRVVITDPEESQARRRRSIVSNVQREDVPPVELAEALQAILDEDPAVKTQRDLAKMIGKREAWVSDMLRILSLPPALQQELRTSEAPVPYDAVMRISRVDDAKLQKHLVKDVLDGKPNREIRARIDEAKGKKAPTPAPSPRPVAKTTEAPKDQTYRIDLPSATVTVNFKKGPVSKSSVKAMLLQALESLG; this is encoded by the coding sequence ATGAGCCACGCAGAATCCACCGCCGAAAACCGGCCCTCGCGGCTTCAACTGGTCCGGGAAAAGGGCAAGGGCGCGATCCCCGCGATCCCCAAACGCGGCGCCCAGCTGCTGGACATTGACCTGCTTATCGAAGACCCGAAAAACGAGCGCAAGACCTTCCGCAACATGGAGGGGCTGGTTGACACGGTCCGGGCCCTGGGCGTCATCGAGCCCTTGACCGTCACCGCCCACGACGGCGGAAAATACATGGTCGTCACCGGGCACCGGCGCCTGCGCGCCGCCCGCGAAGCCGGCCTCAAGCAGCTCCGCGTGGTGATCACCGATCCCGAGGAGAGCCAGGCCCGGCGGCGGCGCAGTATCGTCAGCAACGTCCAGCGGGAAGACGTTCCGCCCGTGGAGCTCGCCGAAGCCCTCCAGGCCATCCTCGATGAAGATCCCGCCGTAAAGACCCAGCGCGACCTCGCCAAAATGATCGGCAAACGCGAGGCCTGGGTCAGCGACATGCTCCGGATCCTCAGCCTCCCCCCCGCGCTCCAGCAGGAACTTCGGACGTCCGAAGCCCCGGTCCCCTACGACGCCGTCATGCGCATTTCCCGCGTGGACGACGCGAAGCTCCAGAAACACCTCGTCAAAGACGTCCTCGACGGCAAGCCCAACCGAGAGATCCGGGCCAGGATCGACGAGGCCAAGGGCAAAAAAGCCCCGACCCCCGCGCCCAGCCCGAGGCCTGTCGCCAAGACCACCGAAGCCCCCAAAGACCAGACCTACCGCATCGACCTGCCCAGCGCCACCGTCACCGTGAACTTCAAGAAGGGGCCGGTGTCGAAGTCGTCCGTGAAGGCCATGCTGCTCCAGGCGCTGGAGAGTTTGGGGTAA
- a CDS encoding DEAD/DEAH box helicase has translation MPIRLTPAGHLRWVDDEHAAVRGEAVLRDTFGAHWPEALFVLAAEKTYSGGEASLRYWQDFAARYLTALCHVPAGADSFRISPPSPADCAGLILTAPPMEGAEYLSEAVLCAIWEDLDAWVREAILKDGDLESFLDSRAPRWRQVGRVCFHLAENKNDSVSPFAFMATYTAGFGASGQLRHLPLRKALEQYATANNRPALVKLLSPVHEAAKRCDWVKALVDSSGIYQPTAWAAPRAYTFLRSVPALEESGLSVTMPDWWKRRPRPRVAVTIGEQRRSTLGTDAMLDFNVEVALVDAALSPSEIKALLAGEDGLVLIKGQWVEVDRAKLQEAIGHWEAIQADAANGEISFVEGMRLLAGASRDLAHEVEEDQERSWVHVTAGEALAGVLAGLRDPSRLAGGGKGALHDTLRPYQRDGVAWMRFLTELGLGACLADDMGLGKTIQILALLLAGGNVRAGKRKPSLLVVPASLLGNWRQEAERFAPSLTLQFLHPAEAGREELEQIAKAPETYLSEVDLAVTTYAMLTRQTWLTAQHWDLVILDEAQAIKNPSASQAKAVKQLDARARIALTGTPVENRLGDLWSLFDFLNPGLLGSATEFKGFVKGLQARPANQFAPLRQLAGPYILRRLKTDRAIITDLPDKTETTRYCNLTKAQVKLYEQAVKSMKKSLEKADGIARRGLVLQTLMRLKQICNHPSQLAGDGEYGAGDSGKFLRIAEICEELAERQERVLVFTQFREIIEPLSEHLGAIFGRSGLVLHGGTGVKQRKEIVARFQEEDGPPFFILSLKAGGTGLNLTAASHVIHFDRWWNPAVENQATDRAFRIGQKRNVLVHKFVTRGTVEERIDALIEEKRQLATELLSGEGEVNLTELPDDELLRLVRLDVSQAAL, from the coding sequence ATGCCTATTCGATTGACCCCGGCGGGCCACTTGCGCTGGGTGGATGACGAACACGCCGCCGTGCGTGGCGAGGCGGTCCTTCGGGATACGTTCGGTGCCCATTGGCCCGAGGCGTTGTTTGTCCTCGCGGCGGAGAAGACGTATTCCGGCGGAGAAGCCTCGCTCCGCTACTGGCAGGACTTTGCCGCGCGCTATCTGACGGCTCTATGCCATGTGCCCGCCGGTGCCGATTCCTTCCGCATCTCGCCCCCGTCCCCCGCCGACTGCGCGGGACTGATCCTGACCGCGCCCCCGATGGAGGGCGCGGAATATCTCTCAGAAGCCGTACTGTGCGCGATCTGGGAGGACCTCGACGCCTGGGTGCGCGAGGCTATCCTGAAGGACGGCGACCTGGAGTCCTTCCTGGACTCGCGGGCGCCCCGGTGGCGGCAGGTCGGCCGGGTTTGCTTTCACCTGGCCGAAAACAAGAACGACAGCGTGAGCCCCTTCGCCTTCATGGCCACCTACACGGCGGGTTTCGGCGCATCGGGCCAGCTCAGGCACCTACCCCTGCGCAAGGCCCTGGAGCAGTACGCCACCGCGAATAACCGGCCCGCGCTCGTCAAGCTGCTTTCACCGGTCCACGAGGCGGCCAAGCGCTGTGACTGGGTAAAGGCGCTGGTGGATTCCAGCGGGATCTACCAGCCGACGGCCTGGGCCGCCCCGCGCGCTTATACCTTCCTGCGATCCGTTCCCGCCCTGGAGGAGAGCGGCCTCTCAGTGACCATGCCCGACTGGTGGAAACGGCGGCCCCGCCCCCGGGTGGCGGTGACCATCGGCGAACAGAGAAGATCCACCCTCGGGACGGACGCCATGCTTGACTTCAACGTCGAGGTCGCGCTCGTCGATGCGGCGCTGTCGCCGTCGGAGATCAAGGCGCTGCTGGCGGGAGAGGATGGCCTGGTGCTGATCAAGGGCCAGTGGGTCGAGGTGGACCGGGCAAAGCTCCAGGAGGCCATCGGCCACTGGGAGGCGATCCAGGCGGATGCCGCAAACGGCGAAATTTCCTTTGTGGAAGGCATGCGCCTTCTGGCGGGAGCCTCGCGGGATCTGGCCCACGAAGTGGAAGAAGATCAGGAGCGCTCCTGGGTTCACGTGACGGCGGGCGAGGCCCTGGCCGGGGTGCTGGCGGGCCTGCGGGATCCGTCGCGCCTCGCCGGCGGCGGAAAGGGCGCGCTGCACGATACCCTCCGCCCCTACCAGCGCGACGGCGTGGCTTGGATGCGATTCCTCACTGAGCTCGGCCTCGGTGCCTGCCTGGCGGACGACATGGGCCTCGGCAAGACCATCCAGATCCTCGCCCTGCTCTTGGCCGGGGGCAACGTTCGGGCGGGCAAACGGAAACCCTCATTGCTTGTGGTGCCCGCTTCGCTCCTGGGCAATTGGCGCCAGGAGGCGGAGCGCTTTGCGCCGTCCTTGACGCTCCAGTTTCTCCACCCGGCGGAGGCGGGCCGCGAAGAGCTCGAGCAGATCGCCAAGGCACCGGAAACATACCTTTCCGAGGTCGATCTCGCGGTTACGACCTACGCCATGCTGACGCGCCAGACCTGGCTCACGGCGCAGCATTGGGATTTGGTCATTCTAGACGAGGCCCAGGCCATCAAGAATCCTTCCGCGAGTCAGGCGAAAGCCGTCAAGCAGCTAGACGCGCGCGCGCGCATTGCGCTCACGGGTACGCCCGTGGAAAACCGCCTGGGCGATCTGTGGTCCCTCTTCGACTTCCTCAACCCCGGCCTGCTCGGTTCGGCAACGGAGTTCAAGGGCTTCGTGAAGGGCCTCCAGGCGCGCCCGGCGAACCAGTTCGCGCCCTTGAGACAGTTGGCGGGGCCCTACATCCTGCGGCGCCTGAAGACAGACCGCGCCATCATCACGGACCTGCCGGACAAGACGGAAACCACGCGCTACTGCAACCTGACCAAGGCTCAGGTTAAGCTCTACGAGCAGGCCGTGAAGTCGATGAAGAAATCCCTGGAAAAGGCGGACGGGATCGCGCGGCGCGGGCTGGTGCTGCAAACGCTGATGCGCCTGAAGCAGATCTGCAACCACCCCAGCCAGCTTGCCGGGGACGGCGAGTACGGCGCGGGGGACAGCGGGAAGTTTTTGCGCATCGCGGAGATCTGCGAGGAACTCGCCGAACGGCAGGAGAGGGTCCTGGTGTTTACCCAGTTCCGCGAGATCATCGAGCCCCTGTCGGAGCATCTGGGGGCCATCTTCGGGCGTTCGGGCCTCGTCCTGCACGGCGGCACGGGCGTGAAGCAGCGGAAGGAGATCGTCGCCCGGTTTCAGGAAGAGGACGGCCCGCCCTTTTTCATCCTGTCGCTGAAGGCGGGCGGCACGGGCCTGAACCTTACGGCGGCTTCCCACGTGATCCACTTCGACCGCTGGTGGAACCCCGCCGTGGAAAATCAGGCCACGGACCGCGCCTTCCGTATCGGCCAGAAGCGCAACGTGCTGGTGCACAAGTTCGTCACGCGAGGCACGGTCGAAGAGCGGATTGACGCGCTGATTGAGGAAAAGCGACAATTGGCGACCGAATTGCTCTCGGGCGAGGGCGAGGTAAACCTGACCGAACTGCCCGACGACGAATTGCTGCGCCTGGTCCGGCTCGATGTGAGCCAGGCGGCGCTTTAG
- a CDS encoding helix-turn-helix domain-containing protein, translated as MPYWEREYVPVAARRAQAKKKMEALRKQGKDVKPVEIDGQKIAHSFWGKGWCKHLESFSDYSNRLPRGRTYARNGSVCHLEIQPGRIEALVSGSSLYTVTVEIKALPASAWKTIKGKCAGSIGSMLELLQGKLSNEVMAVVSDREGGLFPKPGEIKLKCSCPDWATMCKHVAAVLYGAGNRFDTRPELLFLLRDVAAEELITADLALPGNARAGGGAIAESQLADIFGIELDDGDPAPLAVPANGAGARATKSSNAPTPSRKATNRQPARQTTPARPARAENAAKQRGAGASPVPRIRPSSASVARLRKKLGLSVVEFATALGVTAATVYRWEAAGGLLALQQRPLQALADLHQRANAL; from the coding sequence ATGCCCTACTGGGAACGCGAATATGTGCCCGTGGCCGCGCGCCGTGCGCAGGCGAAGAAGAAGATGGAGGCGCTGCGGAAGCAGGGCAAGGATGTCAAGCCCGTGGAGATTGACGGGCAGAAGATTGCCCACAGTTTCTGGGGAAAGGGCTGGTGCAAACATCTGGAGTCGTTTTCCGATTATTCCAACCGACTGCCCCGGGGGCGGACCTACGCGCGCAATGGCTCCGTGTGCCACCTGGAAATTCAGCCGGGCCGCATCGAGGCCCTGGTTTCCGGCTCCTCGCTCTACACCGTTACCGTGGAGATCAAGGCGCTGCCCGCGTCGGCCTGGAAAACCATCAAAGGCAAATGCGCCGGGAGTATCGGCTCCATGCTGGAGTTGCTTCAGGGCAAGCTGTCCAACGAAGTGATGGCGGTCGTGAGCGATCGGGAGGGCGGCCTCTTTCCCAAGCCCGGCGAGATTAAGCTCAAGTGCAGCTGTCCCGACTGGGCCACCATGTGCAAGCACGTAGCTGCGGTGCTGTACGGCGCGGGCAACCGCTTTGACACGCGGCCCGAGCTGCTGTTTCTGCTGCGCGACGTGGCGGCGGAGGAACTGATTACCGCGGATCTGGCGCTTCCCGGAAATGCCCGAGCGGGCGGCGGGGCCATAGCGGAATCGCAGCTCGCGGATATATTCGGGATCGAACTCGACGATGGCGACCCCGCCCCCCTCGCGGTCCCGGCGAACGGTGCTGGCGCGCGTGCCACGAAATCGAGCAACGCACCGACGCCGTCACGGAAGGCAACGAACAGACAGCCCGCCAGACAGACCACGCCCGCCCGCCCAGCACGCGCGGAAAATGCGGCGAAGCAACGCGGAGCGGGTGCATCACCCGTGCCCCGGATCCGCCCCTCCTCGGCATCCGTCGCGCGGCTGCGCAAAAAGCTTGGCCTGAGCGTGGTGGAATTCGCCACCGCACTCGGTGTCACGGCGGCAACGGTCTATCGCTGGGAGGCAGCCGGTGGCCTTCTGGCCCTCCAGCAACGCCCGCTTCAGGCCCTGGCCGATCTGCATCAGCGGGCCAATGCCCTATAG